A genomic stretch from Pochonia chlamydosporia 170 chromosome 4, whole genome shotgun sequence includes:
- a CDS encoding uracil-DNA glycosylase (similar to Metarhizium acridum CQMa 102 XP_007813742.1), which translates to MSTLKRKGESLTNGVEAKKPKANGSIASFFTAPKATGSSSSASPAVPTAKFDKQKWLAGLTAEQKQLLNLEIETLDDSWLALLKDEIVTKEFLELKKFLDRETKAGKKWFPPKEDVYSWSRHTPFNNVKVVIVGQDPYHNVNQAHGLAFSVRAPTPAPPSLKNMYIALKKDYPTFVVPPNRGGLLTPWADRGVLMLNTCLTVRAHEANSHSNRGWERFTQKIIDLVAQKRTRGVVFMAWGTPAGKRVQKVDKQRHLILQSVHPSPLSAQRGFFDCGHFKKANQWLVNRYGDDGEIDWALSPGVTTKAVTSVVADTSPEAGKTVAADVKVEMKVEVKSEPNEATKVNVTKKSGVAGDDVDSDDEAALEEALRLAEEQVKSESP; encoded by the exons ATGTCTACCCTCAAACGCAAAGGCGAATCTTTGACAAATGGGGTAGAGGCTAAGAAGCCAAAGGCTAACGGCTCAATTgcatccttcttcaccgCACCAAAGGCCACGGGAAGCAGCTCGTCAGCGTCACCAGCTGTTCCCACAGCCAAATTCGACAAGCAgaaatggcttgctggcCTGACAGCTGAGCAGAAGCAGCTGTTGAATCTGGAGATTGAAACACTAGACGATAGTTGGCTGGCGCTTCTGAAGGATGAAATTGTCACCAAGGAATTTctggagctgaagaagtttcTGGACAGGGAGACGAAAGCTGGGAAGAAGTGGTTCCCTCCCAAGGAGGATGTATACTCTTG GTCGAGGCATACACCTTTTAACAACGTCAAAGTGGTCATCGTTGGCCAAGATCCCTACCACAACGTCAACCAGGCACACGGCTTAGCATTCTCTGTACgagcaccaacaccagcgcCCCCTTCCCTCAAGAATATGTACATCGCTCTGAAGAAAGATTATCCTACGTTTGTTGTGCCTCCTAACAGAGGGGGGCTACTCACACCCTGGGCTGATCGAGGCGTGCTCATGCTGAATACCTGTTTGACGGTGCGCGCCCACGAAGCGAACTCTCATTCAAATCGGGGCTGGGAGCGATTCACCCAAAAGATCATTGATCTTGTGGCTCAGAAGCGTACCAGGGGAGTCGTGTTCATGGCATGGGGCACACCCGCTGGCAAGAGGGTTCAAAAGGTTGATAAGCAGAGGCATCTGATCTTGCAAAGCGTCCATCCCAGTCCATTGAGTGCACAAAGGGGATTCTTTGACTGTGGACATTTCAAGAAAGCTAATCAGTGGCTGGTGAATCGATATGGTGATGACGGAGAAATTGACTGGGCTTTGTCACCAGGAGTCACAACCAAGGCCGTTACATCGGTGGTCGCGGATACATCTCCGGAAGCTGGCAAGACAGTTGCTGCAGATGTGAAGGTGGAAATGAAAGTGGAAGTGAAGTCGGAACCGAACGAGGCTACTAAAGTCAACGTCACAAAGAAATCGGGCGTGGCTGGGGATGATGTAGATTCTGACGACGAGGCCGCACTGGAAGAGGCTCTTCGCCTGGCTGAGGAGCAAGTAAAGAGCGAGTCGCCATAG